One Triplophysa rosa linkage group LG9, Trosa_1v2, whole genome shotgun sequence genomic window carries:
- the nkx1.2la gene encoding NK1 transcription factor related 2-like,a, which produces MIEYQESERKTTADHRISFSIIDILDPKKFTSRNTNEVLAKTRTLPLENTECGSLDTQRESKETPGHGESLSLYKNTGDHSAEKHQRCVRLHPPDPDTESVTALRSIKSGFSPAEDPSEACEDKVNPASDDLARQRRRRSDHSCAKPRRARTAFTYEQLVALENKFRVTRYLSVCERLNLALSLSLTETQVKIWFQNRRTKWKKQNPGAEGSLQPGTNSLPSISPTCGSTSALHPPFSTGNVFFHSAVPLTSSGALLHPFLPDSFLQPAFFPPHL; this is translated from the exons ATGATTGAATATCAAGAGTCGGAAAGAAAGACGACAGCAGATCATAGGATTTCCTTTTCGATCATTGACATACTGGATCCTAAAAAGTTTACAAGTAGAAATACAAACGAAGTGCTAGCGAAAACACGGACATTACCTTTAGAAAACACAGAATGTGGAAGTTTGGATACGCAGCGCGAGAGCAAAGAAACTCCTGGACACGGAGAATCTCTTTCCCTCTACAAAAACACAG GTGATCATTCAGCTGAAAAGCATCAAAGATGTGTCAGACTACATCCTCCAGATCCAGACACTGAATCCGTGACCGCTCTCAGAAGTATCAAATCGGGATTTTCTCCTGCTGAAGATCCTAGTGAGGCATGCGAGGACAAAGTCAATCCAGCATCGGATGATCTGGCACGCCAGCGACGGCGTCGGTCCGATCACAGCTGCGCGAAGCCGCGGCGCGCCAGAACCGCGTTCACGTACGAACAGCTGGTGGCTCTTGAGAACAAGTTCCGCGTAACGCGTTATTTATCCGTGTGTGAAAGACTCAACCTCGCACTGTCTTTGAGCCTGACCGAAACACAAGTCAAGATTTGGTTCCAGAACCGAAGAACCAAGTGGAAAAAGCAGAACCCGGGTGCTGAGGGTTCACTGCAACCCGGGACAAACTCTCTGCCCAGCATCAGCCCAACCTGTGGATCCACATCTGCTCTCCACCCTCCATTCAGCACCGGGAacgttttctttcattcagCTGTGCCACTGACGTCCTCCGGTGCCCTCTTGCATCCGTTTTTGCCCGATAGCTTTTTGCAGCCAGCATTTTTCCCTCCACATTTATGA